One genomic window of Streptococcus mitis includes the following:
- a CDS encoding ABC transporter ATP-binding protein, translating to MVELNLKNIYKKYPNSEHYSVEDFNLNIKDKEFIVFVGPSGCGKSTTLRMIAGLEDITEGTASIDGVVVNDVAPKDRDIAMVFQNYALYPHMTVYDNMAFGLKLRKYSKEDIDKRVQEAAEILGLKEFLERKPADLSGGQRQRVAMGRAIVRDAKVFLMDEPLSNLDAKLRVSMRAEIAKIHRRIGATTIYVTHDQTEAMTLADRIVIMSATKNPAGTGTIGRVEQIGSPQEVYKNPVNKFVAGFIGSPAMNFINVKLVGSEIVSDGFRLKVPEGALKVLREKGYEGKELIFGIRPEDVNAEEAFLETFPESVVKATISVSELLGSESHLYCQVGKDEFVAKVDARDYLQTGATVELGFDLNKAHFFDVETERTVY from the coding sequence ATGGTAGAATTGAATCTTAAAAATATTTACAAAAAATATCCAAACAGCGAACACTATTCAGTTGAAGATTTCAACTTGAACATCAAAGACAAAGAGTTCATCGTTTTCGTAGGTCCTTCAGGATGTGGTAAATCAACAACTCTTCGTATGATTGCTGGTCTTGAAGACATCACAGAAGGTACTGCATCTATCGATGGCGTGGTTGTCAACGACGTAGCTCCAAAAGACCGTGATATCGCCATGGTATTCCAAAACTACGCTCTTTACCCACACATGACTGTTTATGACAACATGGCTTTCGGTTTGAAATTGCGTAAATACAGCAAAGAAGACATTGACAAACGTGTGCAAGAAGCAGCTGAAATCCTTGGATTGAAAGAATTCTTGGAACGTAAACCTGCTGACCTTTCAGGTGGTCAACGTCAACGTGTTGCCATGGGGCGTGCCATTGTCCGTGATGCAAAAGTATTCTTGATGGACGAACCTTTGTCAAACTTGGATGCAAAACTTCGTGTATCAATGCGTGCTGAAATCGCTAAAATCCACCGTCGTATCGGAGCTACAACTATCTACGTAACTCACGACCAAACAGAAGCAATGACACTTGCAGACCGTATCGTTATCATGTCAGCAACTAAGAACCCTGCTGGTACAGGTACTATCGGACGTGTAGAACAAATCGGTTCTCCTCAAGAAGTTTACAAAAACCCAGTTAACAAATTCGTTGCAGGATTCATTGGAAGCCCAGCTATGAACTTCATTAATGTGAAATTAGTTGGTAGCGAAATTGTTTCAGACGGTTTCCGTTTGAAAGTGCCAGAAGGCGCTTTGAAAGTTCTTCGTGAAAAAGGCTACGAAGGTAAAGAATTGATCTTCGGTATTCGTCCAGAAGACGTGAATGCAGAGGAAGCATTCCTTGAAACATTCCCAGAATCAGTTGTAAAAGCGACTATCTCTGTATCAGAATTGCTTGGTTCAGAATCTCACCTATACTGCCAAGTTGGTAAAGATGAATTCGTTGCTAAAGTTGATGCTCGTGACTACTTGCAAACAGGCGCAACAGTTGAACTTGGATTTGACTTGAACAAAGCCCACTTCTTCGATGTAGAAACTGAAAGAACAGTTTATTAA
- a CDS encoding RelA/SpoT family protein, producing MPKEVNLTGDEVVALTQKYLSKEDVAFVHKALVYAVECHSGQYRKSGEPYIIHPIQVAGILAKLKLDAVTVACGFLHDVVEDTDATLDDLEREFGPDVRVIVDGVTKLGKVEYKSIEEQLAENHRKMLMAMSEDIRVILVKLSDRLHNMRTLKHLRKDKQERISKETMEIYAPLAHRLGISSVKWELEDLSFRYLNPTEFYKITHMMKEKRREREALVDEVVTKLENYTTDRHLKGKIYGRPKHIYSIFRKMQDKRKRFEEIYDLIAIRCILDTQSDVYAMLGYVHELWKPMPGRFKDYIANRKANGYQSIHTTVYGPKGPIEFQIRTKAMHEVAEYGVAAHWAYKKGIKGQVNSKESAIGMNWIKEMMELQDQADDAKEFVDSVKENYLAEEIYVFTPDGAVRSLPKDSGPIDFAYEIHTKVGEKATGAKVNGRMVPLTTKLKTGDQVEIVTNPNSFGPSRDWLNMVKTSKARNKIRQFFKNQDKELSVNKGREMLMAQFQENGYVANKFMDKRHMDQVLQKTSYKTEESLFAAIGFGEIGAITVFNRLTEKERREEERAKAKAEAEELVKGGEVKVENKETLKVKHEGGVVIEGASGLLVRIAKCCNPVPGDDIVGYITKGRGVAIHRVDCMNLRAQENYEQRLLDVEWEDQYSNSNKEYMAHIDIYGLNRTGLLNDVLQVLSNTTKNISTVNAQPTKDMKFANIHVSFGIANLSTLTTVVDKIKSVPEVYSVKRTNG from the coding sequence ATGCCGAAAGAAGTGAATTTGACGGGCGATGAGGTTGTCGCTTTAACGCAAAAATATTTATCAAAAGAAGATGTTGCTTTTGTCCATAAGGCCTTAGTCTATGCTGTTGAATGCCACAGTGGCCAGTATAGGAAATCTGGCGAACCTTACATTATTCACCCTATCCAAGTGGCAGGGATTTTAGCCAAACTTAAGCTAGATGCCGTAACGGTTGCTTGTGGTTTCTTGCATGATGTGGTAGAAGATACAGATGCGACCTTGGATGATTTGGAGAGAGAGTTTGGCCCTGATGTGCGGGTAATCGTCGATGGGGTTACCAAACTTGGTAAGGTCGAGTACAAATCGATCGAGGAGCAATTGGCGGAAAATCATCGTAAGATGCTCATGGCCATGTCTGAGGACATCCGTGTTATCTTGGTCAAACTGTCTGACCGCTTGCACAATATGCGGACCCTGAAACACCTTCGAAAAGACAAGCAGGAGCGCATTTCCAAAGAAACCATGGAAATCTATGCTCCACTTGCCCATCGTTTGGGGATTTCCAGTGTCAAATGGGAGTTGGAAGACCTATCTTTCCGTTATCTAAATCCAACGGAGTTTTACAAGATTACCCATATGATGAAGGAAAAGCGCAGAGAGCGTGAGGCCTTGGTGGATGAAGTAGTCACAAAATTAGAAAACTATACGACGGATCGTCACTTGAAAGGGAAGATTTATGGTCGTCCCAAACATATTTACTCGATTTTCCGCAAAATGCAGGATAAGAGAAAACGTTTTGAGGAAATCTATGATTTGATTGCTATTCGTTGTATTTTGGATACCCAAAGTGATGTTTATGCCATGCTTGGTTATGTGCATGAGCTTTGGAAACCGATGCCAGGTCGCTTTAAAGACTATATTGCTAATCGTAAGGCTAATGGTTACCAGTCTATCCATACGACTGTTTATGGGCCAAAAGGACCGATTGAATTCCAGATTCGAACCAAGGCCATGCATGAGGTGGCTGAGTACGGGGTTGCGGCTCACTGGGCTTATAAGAAAGGTATTAAGGGGCAGGTTAACAGCAAGGAATCAGCTATTGGGATGAACTGGATCAAGGAGATGATGGAGCTCCAAGACCAGGCTGATGATGCTAAGGAATTTGTCGATTCAGTTAAGGAAAACTATCTGGCTGAGGAAATTTACGTCTTTACCCCAGATGGAGCTGTCCGTTCACTTCCAAAAGATTCAGGACCGATTGACTTTGCCTATGAAATCCATACAAAAGTTGGTGAAAAAGCGACTGGTGCCAAGGTCAATGGTCGTATGGTTCCACTGACAACCAAGCTCAAGACAGGGGATCAGGTTGAAATTGTCACCAACCCTAACTCCTTTGGGCCAAGCCGTGACTGGCTCAACATGGTTAAGACCAGCAAGGCGCGCAATAAGATTCGTCAGTTTTTTAAAAACCAAGATAAGGAATTGTCTGTCAACAAGGGTCGTGAGATGTTGATGGCCCAGTTCCAAGAAAATGGCTATGTGGCCAATAAATTCATGGACAAGCGCCATATGGACCAAGTTCTGCAAAAGACCAGCTATAAGACAGAAGAGTCCCTCTTTGCGGCTATTGGTTTTGGCGAAATCGGTGCTATTACCGTCTTTAACCGTCTGACTGAAAAGGAACGTCGTGAAGAAGAGCGTGCCAAGGCCAAGGCTGAAGCAGAAGAGCTTGTCAAAGGTGGCGAAGTCAAGGTTGAAAATAAAGAAACCCTCAAGGTCAAGCATGAGGGTGGTGTGGTCATTGAAGGTGCCTCAGGTCTCCTAGTGCGGATTGCAAAGTGTTGTAACCCTGTACCTGGTGACGATATTGTCGGCTACATTACCAAGGGCCGTGGTGTGGCTATTCACCGTGTGGACTGTATGAACCTGCGCGCCCAAGAAAACTACGAGCAACGTCTCCTTGATGTGGAATGGGAAGACCAGTACTCAAACTCAAATAAGGAGTATATGGCCCATATCGATATCTATGGTCTCAACCGTACAGGATTATTGAACGATGTACTGCAAGTTCTTTCAAACACAACCAAGAATATTTCAACGGTCAATGCCCAACCAACCAAGGATATGAAGTTTGCTAATATCCATGTGTCCTTCGGTATTGCCAACCTCTCTACATTGACCACGGTCGTGGACAAGATTAAGAGTGTGCCAGAAGTTTACTCTGTTAAACGGACCAATGGCTAA
- the cysE gene encoding serine O-acetyltransferase gives MGWWRETIDIVKENDPAARTTLEVLLTYPGVKALAAHRLSHFLWKHGFKLLARMHSQFWRFWTQIEIHPGAQIDSGVFIDHGSGLVIGETAIVETGVLLYHGVTLGGTGKDCGKRHPTVRKGALISAHAQVIGPVEIGENAKVGAAAVVVADVPSDVTVVGIPAKIVRVHGKKDEPVIHEVEEKREYYVNKLEQAKEASHRSSGL, from the coding sequence ATGGGATGGTGGCGCGAAACCATTGATATCGTAAAAGAAAATGATCCAGCGGCCCGCACCACTTTGGAGGTTTTGCTGACTTATCCAGGTGTCAAGGCCTTGGCGGCCCACCGTCTCTCGCATTTTCTCTGGAAGCATGGCTTCAAACTCCTGGCTCGTATGCACAGTCAGTTTTGGCGCTTTTGGACTCAGATTGAGATTCATCCAGGTGCCCAGATTGATTCAGGTGTCTTTATCGACCATGGTTCAGGCCTGGTGATTGGAGAGACAGCTATCGTTGAGACGGGAGTTCTCCTCTATCATGGGGTGACTCTTGGGGGAACAGGGAAAGACTGTGGCAAACGCCATCCGACCGTTCGAAAGGGAGCACTCATATCAGCCCATGCCCAAGTTATCGGACCAGTAGAAATCGGTGAAAATGCCAAGGTTGGTGCTGCAGCAGTTGTTGTAGCAGACGTACCTAGTGATGTGACGGTTGTCGGTATTCCTGCTAAGATTGTCCGTGTACATGGTAAAAAGGATGAGCCGGTCATTCACGAAGTCGAAGAAAAACGAGAGTACTACGTCAATAAACTCGAGCAGGCTAAAGAAGCCAGTCACAGATCGTCTGGGTTGTAG
- the dtd gene encoding D-aminoacyl-tRNA deacylase — MKIIIQRVTKAQVSIEGQVQGKINQGLLLLVGVGPEDREEDLDYAVRKLINMRIFSDVEGKMNLSVKDIGGEILSISQFTLFADTKKGNRPAFTGAAKPDMASDFYDAFNQKLAQEVPVQTGIFGADMQVELVNDGPVTIILDTKNR, encoded by the coding sequence ATGAAAATCATTATCCAAAGGGTTACAAAAGCCCAAGTGAGTATAGAAGGTCAGGTTCAGGGAAAAATCAATCAGGGGCTCCTATTGCTGGTTGGTGTTGGACCAGAGGACCGAGAGGAAGATTTGGACTATGCTGTGAGAAAGCTTATCAACATGCGGATTTTTTCAGACGTAGAAGGCAAGATGAACCTGTCTGTCAAAGATATTGGAGGAGAAATCCTCTCTATTTCTCAGTTTACTCTCTTTGCGGATACTAAGAAAGGCAATCGTCCAGCCTTTACAGGTGCAGCCAAGCCTGATATGGCATCAGACTTCTATGATGCCTTCAATCAAAAATTAGCGCAAGAAGTGCCCGTTCAGACAGGCATTTTTGGAGCGGATATGCAGGTTGAGCTGGTCAATGACGGACCAGTCACTATTATCCTTGATACTAAAAATAGATAA
- the cysS gene encoding cysteine--tRNA ligase — translation MIKIYDTMSRDLREFVPIEDSKVKMYVCGPTVYNYIHVGNARSTVAFDTIRRYFEYCGYEVAYISNFTDVDDKIINRAKEEGITPQEVADKYIAAFREDVTALGVKPATRHPRVVEFMADIIRFVEDLIGKGFAYESQGDVYFRVEKSHNYAKLANKTLEDLELGASGRTDEETARKENPVDFALWKSAKPGEISWDSPWGPGRPGWHIECSVMSTEILGDTIDIHGGGADLEFPHHTNEIAQSEAKTGKIFANYWMHNGFVNIDNVKMSKSLGNFITVHDALKTLDGQVLRFFFATQHYRKPINFTEKAVRDAETNLKYLKNTYEQPFTGTVDAQELQAFKDKFVAAMDEDFNSANGITVVFEMAKWINSGNYDTSVKQALADMLEVFGIVFIEEVLDAEIESLIQKRQEARANRDFATADQIRDQLAAQGIKLLDTKDGVRWTRD, via the coding sequence ATGATTAAAATCTATGACACTATGTCTCGTGATTTGCGAGAATTTGTCCCAATCGAGGACAGCAAGGTCAAGATGTATGTCTGTGGGCCAACGGTGTACAACTATATTCACGTGGGGAATGCTCGTTCGACGGTGGCTTTTGATACCATTCGTCGTTATTTTGAGTACTGTGGGTATGAGGTTGCCTATATTTCCAATTTTACGGATGTGGATGATAAGATTATCAACCGTGCCAAGGAAGAGGGCATCACGCCTCAGGAGGTTGCGGACAAGTACATCGCTGCCTTTCGTGAGGATGTGACGGCCTTGGGCGTCAAACCTGCGACTCGCCATCCGCGTGTGGTGGAGTTTATGGCTGACATTATCCGCTTTGTGGAAGACTTGATTGGAAAAGGTTTTGCTTATGAGAGCCAAGGAGATGTCTATTTCCGTGTGGAAAAATCTCATAACTATGCCAAGTTGGCCAATAAAACCTTGGAAGATTTGGAGTTAGGTGCTTCAGGTCGTACCGATGAAGAAACGGCTCGTAAGGAAAATCCTGTAGATTTTGCCCTATGGAAATCTGCCAAGCCAGGCGAGATTTCTTGGGACAGTCCTTGGGGACCTGGTCGTCCGGGCTGGCACATCGAGTGTTCAGTCATGTCGACAGAGATTTTGGGCGACACCATTGATATTCACGGTGGTGGAGCTGACCTAGAGTTTCCTCACCATACCAATGAAATTGCCCAGTCAGAAGCCAAAACAGGCAAGATCTTTGCCAACTACTGGATGCACAATGGCTTTGTCAATATCGACAATGTCAAGATGTCCAAGTCCTTGGGTAACTTTATCACCGTACATGATGCCCTTAAAACTCTTGATGGGCAAGTGCTTCGATTCTTCTTTGCGACACAACATTACCGTAAGCCTATCAACTTTACGGAAAAGGCAGTGCGTGATGCAGAGACCAATCTCAAGTATCTGAAAAACACCTATGAGCAACCATTTACTGGAACTGTAGATGCTCAAGAGTTACAGGCCTTTAAAGATAAGTTTGTAGCTGCTATGGATGAGGATTTCAACTCTGCCAACGGTATTACAGTAGTCTTTGAAATGGCCAAATGGATCAATTCAGGCAACTATGATACAAGTGTCAAGCAAGCTCTTGCAGATATGTTGGAAGTCTTTGGAATTGTCTTTATTGAGGAAGTTTTGGACGCTGAGATCGAATCCTTGATTCAAAAACGCCAAGAAGCGCGTGCCAATCGTGACTTTGCGACAGCGGACCAGATCCGTGACCAATTGGCTGCTCAAGGGATTAAGCTCCTTGACACCAAAGATGGAGTGAGGTGGACACGTGATTGA
- a CDS encoding helix-turn-helix domain-containing protein, whose amino-acid sequence MMAKELQEWFPEAQISDQPVEKEGYLTLPLASQQWILLEEAGLSEREKQLISLLTQQEQARSLNPWYSFLIEGKGQTPQTFKKIQLAYCHLSYFQQENLASWLDMMRTLFPNCQTVLQVGAQDYVFVLQQDKYTSVRAILSDTIEAVEYDFGLRLSIMLGQVWSQTGHQALSDLIKAERDLFKTWWRQGHQGVHTFSQLYLWSMGERLVDLKAIKECLHQMILDQDQIQEIILSLWENSAVLTKTAQQLYLHRNSLQYKIDKWEELTGLQLKELTDLTLCYQLILPDIL is encoded by the coding sequence ATGATGGCAAAAGAATTACAAGAATGGTTTCCTGAAGCTCAGATTTCAGACCAACCAGTAGAGAAAGAGGGTTATCTCACTCTTCCTTTAGCTTCTCAACAGTGGATTTTGCTGGAGGAAGCTGGGCTCAGCGAGCGTGAAAAGCAGTTGATTTCACTTTTGACCCAGCAGGAGCAGGCTCGTTCGCTCAATCCTTGGTATTCTTTTTTGATTGAGGGGAAGGGACAGACACCACAAACTTTTAAAAAGATTCAGTTGGCCTATTGTCATCTTTCCTATTTTCAGCAGGAAAATCTAGCTTCTTGGCTGGATATGATGCGGACTCTATTTCCTAACTGTCAGACAGTGCTTCAGGTCGGAGCTCAGGATTATGTTTTCGTGCTTCAACAAGATAAATACACCTCTGTACGAGCTATTTTAAGTGATACGATTGAAGCGGTTGAGTATGACTTTGGATTGCGTCTCTCTATCATGTTAGGCCAGGTTTGGTCTCAGACGGGCCATCAAGCCCTATCAGACTTGATTAAAGCGGAGCGGGATTTGTTTAAGACTTGGTGGCGTCAGGGTCACCAAGGTGTTCATACTTTTTCTCAGCTCTATCTTTGGAGTATGGGAGAAAGACTCGTGGACTTGAAGGCAATCAAGGAATGTCTACACCAGATGATTTTGGATCAAGATCAGATTCAGGAAATCATCCTCTCTCTTTGGGAAAATAGTGCTGTTCTCACTAAAACAGCTCAGCAACTCTATCTGCACCGCAATTCTCTCCAATACAAGATTGATAAGTGGGAAGAATTGACAGGGCTTCAATTGAAGGAATTGACCGATCTCACCCTGTGTTATCAATTGATTTTACCAGATATTCTTTAA
- a CDS encoding metal-dependent transcriptional regulator, with protein sequence MTPNKEDYLKCIYEIGIDLHKITNKEIAARMQVSPPAVTEMIKRMKSENLILKDKECGYLLTDLGLKLVSELYRKHRLIEVFLVHHLDYTSDQIHEEAEVLEHTVSELFVERLEKLLGFPKTCPHGGTIPAKGELLVEINNLPLADIKEAGSYLLTRVHDSFEILNYLDKHSLHIGDHLQVQQFDGFSNTFTIISKNEDLQVSMDIAKQLYVEKID encoded by the coding sequence ATGACCCCGAATAAAGAAGATTATCTAAAGTGTATTTATGAAATTGGCATAGACCTGCATAAAATTACCAACAAGGAAATTGCGGCCCGCATGCAAGTCTCTCCCCCTGCCGTAACTGAAATGATTAAACGGATGAAGAGTGAAAATCTCATCCTCAAGGACAAAGAATGCGGTTATCTACTGACCGACCTCGGTCTCAAGCTGGTCTCTGAGCTCTATCGTAAGCACCGTTTGATTGAAGTTTTTCTAGTCCATCATTTAGACTATACGAGTGACCAGATTCACGAGGAAGCTGAAGTCTTGGAACATACTGTCTCTGAGCTATTCGTGGAGAGACTAGAAAAATTGCTTGGATTCCCCAAGACCTGCCCTCACGGAGGAACTATTCCTGCCAAGGGAGAACTCCTAGTTGAAATTAATAACCTGCCACTAGCTGACATCAAGGAAGCTGGCTCCTACCTCCTGACTCGGGTGCATGATAGTTTTGAGATTCTCAATTATTTGGATAAGCACTCGCTTCACATCGGTGATCATCTCCAAGTCCAGCAGTTTGATGGCTTCAGCAATACCTTCACTATCATCAGTAAAAACGAGGATTTACAAGTAAGTATGGACATTGCCAAACAACTCTATGTCGAGAAAATCGACTAA
- a CDS encoding Mini-ribonuclease 3 — MIDVNLINGIALAFEGDAVYSMYIRRHLILKGMTKPNKLHQEATKYVSAKAQARLISLMLEEQVLTEKEEEIYKRGRNTNSHTKAKNADVVTYRMSTGFEAVMGYLHMTENLERLESLISWCIQKVEG, encoded by the coding sequence GTGATTGATGTCAATCTCATTAACGGGATTGCGTTAGCTTTTGAGGGGGACGCGGTGTATTCTATGTATATTCGTCGTCACCTCATTCTAAAAGGTATGACCAAACCCAATAAACTCCATCAAGAAGCGACCAAGTATGTCTCAGCCAAAGCTCAGGCTCGCCTGATTTCCCTTATGTTAGAGGAGCAAGTCCTGACGGAAAAAGAAGAAGAAATCTACAAACGTGGTCGCAATACCAATAGTCACACAAAGGCTAAAAATGCCGATGTGGTGACCTACCGTATGTCCACAGGTTTTGAAGCAGTCATGGGTTATCTCCATATGACTGAAAATCTGGAACGTCTTGAGAGCTTGATTTCGTGGTGCATCCAAAAAGTGGAGGGCTAG
- a CDS encoding GNAT family N-acetyltransferase, translating to MIQARNKLSQEEISEAKKLINCCQNYDGTYRDPYLSNMLNFDPNMPAFFLYYEKGELVGLLTVYADDQDVEVTILVHPDHRRQGIARALFTCFERETASFPIHSVTFQTERVFLDRHPDFVSNWGLVEDEDTETWLGKDRKPYPLAKVSNLEVLLADSSYQEQISQLKLQAFSEEHESREIVDRYVAEALKDPESRLYILLKDGQVIGTCTVDLSTNTNYFYGLAISEPERGKGYGSYLAKSLVNQLIEQNDKEFQIAVEDSNVGAKRLYEKIGFVKQTQVVYLNEKGARDSEV from the coding sequence ATGATTCAAGCAAGAAACAAGTTAAGCCAAGAGGAGATATCTGAGGCGAAAAAACTAATTAACTGTTGCCAAAACTATGACGGTACCTATCGTGATCCCTATCTCTCTAACATGCTTAATTTTGACCCAAACATGCCCGCCTTTTTCCTTTATTATGAAAAAGGCGAACTTGTTGGTTTATTAACTGTCTATGCAGATGACCAAGATGTGGAAGTGACGATACTGGTTCATCCAGATCATCGCCGTCAGGGAATTGCGCGTGCATTGTTTACTTGTTTTGAGAGAGAAACAGCTTCTTTTCCGATTCATTCAGTCACTTTTCAGACAGAGCGTGTTTTTCTAGACCGCCATCCTGATTTTGTTAGCAACTGGGGATTGGTCGAGGACGAGGATACAGAAACTTGGTTAGGTAAGGATAGAAAACCTTATCCGTTAGCAAAGGTTTCTAATCTTGAAGTTTTGTTAGCAGATAGTTCGTATCAGGAGCAAATCAGTCAGTTAAAACTTCAGGCATTCTCAGAAGAGCATGAATCTAGAGAGATTGTGGATAGATATGTCGCTGAAGCTCTGAAGGATCCAGAAAGTCGCTTATATATTTTGTTAAAAGACGGTCAGGTTATTGGAACTTGTACGGTAGATTTATCGACTAATACGAATTACTTCTACGGGTTAGCAATATCTGAACCTGAACGTGGGAAAGGCTATGGAAGCTACTTAGCAAAATCCCTTGTCAACCAACTAATTGAGCAAAATGACAAGGAATTTCAGATTGCAGTAGAGGACAGCAATGTAGGTGCCAAGCGCTTGTATGAAAAAATTGGCTTTGTCAAACAGACCCAGGTGGTTTATCTGAATGAGAAAGGAGCAAGGGATTCCGAAGTGTAG
- a CDS encoding nicotinamide mononucleotide transporter: MKKSLKIFATSKWFDLFGVALVVGIAIASGYLNSRLDKFVDWGPWTALVPFGLISVTNVGISMLSTRFTGKLSKWGNYFGIVNTILSGTIDYILGNKAAIITYPVTFLIYTFAIKKWEASQEGRPNQMSQKQVKLAAIIISIIAFLFAFVTNYIGYGGKMNLLAYVTTIAFALSLIANALNALKLTTQWGFWLIYNFVQLTKAGIQGNFANIGKYIFYILNAIGALFVWNDEEVEQ; this comes from the coding sequence ATGAAAAAATCACTAAAAATTTTTGCGACATCCAAATGGTTTGACCTCTTCGGGGTTGCTTTGGTCGTTGGGATTGCGATTGCATCTGGTTACCTCAACTCACGTCTCGATAAATTCGTAGATTGGGGCCCCTGGACTGCCCTTGTTCCTTTTGGATTGATTTCCGTAACCAACGTTGGGATTTCCATGTTGTCCACTCGTTTCACGGGAAAATTAAGCAAATGGGGAAATTACTTTGGCATTGTTAATACCATTTTATCTGGTACCATTGACTATATCCTTGGAAATAAGGCGGCCATTATCACCTATCCTGTCACCTTCCTCATTTATACCTTTGCTATTAAGAAATGGGAAGCTTCGCAAGAAGGCAGACCCAACCAAATGAGCCAAAAACAGGTAAAATTGGCAGCCATCATCATTTCAATCATCGCCTTCCTCTTTGCCTTTGTGACCAACTATATCGGCTATGGAGGAAAGATGAATCTCCTTGCCTACGTAACAACTATTGCCTTTGCACTGTCCCTCATTGCCAACGCTTTGAACGCATTGAAACTGACAACTCAGTGGGGCTTTTGGTTGATTTACAATTTTGTGCAGCTTACAAAGGCTGGTATTCAAGGAAACTTTGCCAATATCGGAAAATACATCTTTTATATCCTCAATGCAATTGGAGCTTTATTTGTCTGGAATGATGAAGAAGTGGAACAATAA